One stretch of Sphingomonas rosea DNA includes these proteins:
- a CDS encoding PRC-barrel domain containing protein produces the protein MDQIASWVATVATIVAACFTASNLGSRITGIGFIIFTIGSIAWFTNGLLTGQPALMWTNVVMTLLNAFGVYRWLGRQAKLEDGASKAAEKSADEPGEDLFAASSLTSAKLLGRGGQPLGATVDAMLSCNGGKLRYLVVAAGGVAGVGETFRRVDWHYAGVQEGAVHTDMTPREFERLPELQKDNWPGA, from the coding sequence ATGGATCAAATCGCCTCCTGGGTCGCGACCGTCGCCACCATCGTCGCCGCCTGCTTTACCGCCTCCAATCTCGGCAGCCGGATCACCGGCATCGGCTTCATCATCTTCACGATCGGCTCGATCGCCTGGTTCACCAACGGGCTGCTCACCGGCCAGCCCGCGTTGATGTGGACCAATGTCGTCATGACGCTCCTGAATGCCTTCGGCGTCTATCGCTGGCTCGGGCGCCAGGCGAAGCTCGAGGACGGGGCGAGCAAGGCGGCCGAGAAGAGCGCGGACGAGCCCGGCGAGGACCTGTTCGCTGCCTCGAGCCTCACCAGCGCCAAGCTGCTCGGCCGCGGCGGCCAGCCGCTGGGCGCGACGGTCGACGCGATGCTGAGCTGCAACGGTGGCAAGCTGCGCTACCTCGTGGTCGCCGCTGGCGGGGTCGCGGGGGTGGGGGAGACCTTCCGCCGGGTCGACTGGCATTATGCCGGGGTGCAGGAAGGCGCGGTCCACACCGACATGACCCCGCGCGAGTTCGAGCGCCTGCCTGAGCTCCAGAAGGACAATTGGCCCGGAGCGTGA
- a CDS encoding potassium transporter Kup — translation MNVTAQATDNASNESVTESEHSHGHAPEGSLAKLMIGAVGIVFGDIGTSPIYAFRETFAGHHVLAPDRLHIYGVLSLIFWSMMIIVTLKYVTIIMRADNKGEGGSLALLALINRSTGTPRKWTSGIILLGVFATSLFYGDSMITPAISVLSAVEGLTTVNSGFEPFVLPLAIGILVGLFVIQSRGTARVGNLFGPVMIVYFITLAVLGVWHLTGHPGLVLEMLNPGNAANFFIQEPVRAFIALGSVVLAVTGAEALYADMGHFGRRPIRYAWVAVLVCLLLNYVGQGAMLLSLSPAEAIETVKNPFFFLAPEPLRLPLVLLATAATIIASQAVITGAFSVTQQAIQLGFIPRLRILHTSEKAAGQIYIPAINWALMVMVLLLVVNFRSSSNLAAAYGIAVTGAMFIDTLLLAVVLTSLWKWPAWKAWPLLGLFLVVDIAYFGANLLKVPVGGWFPLLVGAIAFTMLTTWARGRQLMLLRMAESSLPMEVFVKSAAGSATRVPGTAVFMTSSAKGVPHALLHNLKHNKVLHERVMLLTVKIEDVPYVPVAKRMQTQDYTAGFFRVILRYGFMDELNVPEELSKLETCGPKCRMMDTSFFLARQTLISTSRPGMASWRERLFAWMLRNSESAMEFFKLPPNRVVELGSQVEI, via the coding sequence ATGAACGTCACCGCCCAAGCCACGGACAATGCGTCCAACGAGTCGGTGACCGAGAGCGAGCACAGCCACGGCCACGCCCCCGAGGGCTCGCTCGCCAAGCTGATGATCGGCGCGGTCGGGATCGTGTTCGGCGACATCGGCACCTCGCCCATCTACGCCTTCCGCGAGACCTTCGCGGGCCATCACGTCCTCGCCCCCGACCGGCTGCACATCTACGGCGTGCTGAGCCTCATCTTCTGGTCGATGATGATCATCGTGACGCTCAAATACGTCACCATCATCATGCGCGCCGACAACAAGGGCGAGGGCGGCAGCCTGGCGCTGCTCGCCCTCATCAACCGCTCGACCGGCACCCCGCGCAAATGGACCAGCGGGATCATCCTCTTGGGCGTCTTCGCGACTTCGCTGTTCTACGGCGACAGCATGATCACCCCGGCGATCTCGGTCCTGTCGGCGGTCGAGGGGCTGACCACGGTCAACAGCGGGTTCGAGCCGTTCGTCCTCCCGCTCGCGATCGGCATCCTCGTCGGGCTGTTCGTCATCCAGAGCCGCGGGACCGCCCGAGTCGGCAATCTCTTCGGCCCGGTGATGATCGTCTATTTCATCACGCTGGCCGTGCTCGGCGTCTGGCATCTCACCGGCCATCCGGGGCTGGTCCTCGAGATGCTCAATCCCGGCAATGCCGCCAACTTCTTCATCCAGGAGCCGGTCCGCGCCTTCATCGCGCTGGGCTCGGTGGTGCTGGCGGTGACCGGGGCCGAGGCGCTCTACGCCGATATGGGCCACTTCGGCCGCCGCCCGATCCGCTACGCCTGGGTCGCGGTGCTGGTCTGCCTGCTGCTCAATTACGTGGGGCAGGGGGCGATGCTCCTGTCGCTTTCGCCCGCCGAGGCGATCGAGACGGTCAAGAACCCGTTCTTCTTCCTCGCCCCCGAGCCGCTGCGCCTGCCGCTCGTGCTCCTCGCCACCGCCGCCACGATCATCGCCAGCCAAGCGGTCATCACCGGCGCCTTCTCGGTGACGCAGCAGGCGATCCAGCTCGGCTTCATCCCGCGCTTGCGGATCCTCCACACCAGCGAAAAGGCCGCGGGGCAGATCTACATCCCGGCGATCAACTGGGCGCTGATGGTGATGGTGCTTCTGCTCGTGGTGAATTTCCGGTCGAGCAGCAACCTCGCCGCCGCCTATGGCATTGCCGTCACCGGCGCGATGTTCATCGACACGCTGCTGCTGGCGGTGGTGCTGACCTCCCTGTGGAAGTGGCCGGCGTGGAAGGCCTGGCCGTTGCTCGGGCTCTTCCTCGTGGTCGACATCGCCTATTTCGGCGCCAACCTCCTCAAGGTCCCCGTCGGCGGCTGGTTCCCGCTGCTGGTCGGCGCGATCGCCTTCACCATGCTGACGACCTGGGCGCGCGGGCGGCAATTGATGCTGCTGCGCATGGCCGAATCGAGCCTTCCGATGGAGGTCTTCGTCAAATCTGCCGCGGGCAGCGCGACGCGTGTCCCCGGGACCGCCGTCTTCATGACCAGCTCGGCCAAGGGCGTGCCCCACGCGCTCCTGCACAACCTCAAGCACAACAAGGTGCTGCACGAGCGGGTGATGCTGCTGACGGTCAAGATCGAGGACGTGCCCTACGTCCCCGTCGCCAAGCGCATGCAGACGCAGGACTATACCGCCGGCTTCTTCCGCGTGATCCTGCGCTACGGCTTCATGGACGAGCTCAACGTCCCCGAGGAACTGAGCAAGCTCGAGACCTGTGGCCCGAAGTGCCGGATGATGGACACCAGCTTCTTCCTCGCGCGCCAGACCCTCATCTCGACCTCGCGCCCCGGCATGGCGAGCTGGCGCGAGCGGTTGTTCGCCTGGATGCTCCGCAACTCCGAAAGCGCGATGGAATTCTTCAAGCTGCCCCCCAACCGGGTGGTCGAGCTCGGCAGCCAGGTCGAGATCTAG
- the ald gene encoding alanine dehydrogenase — MRVGVPKEIKNHEYRVGLTPASVKELVAAGHELFVETGAGNGIDCPDSAYVKAGATILPDAAAVFDKAEMIVKVKEPQPSEIALLKPHHLLFTYLHLAADKPQAEGLMKSGATCIAYETVTSRSGALPLLKPMSEVAGRMSVQVGAHYLEKEQGGRGVLLGGVPGVAPAKVAILGGGVSGVNAAQMAVGMRADVTIYDISNERLAELDMFFSSQIKTAYASKATIAKAVEEAELVIGAVLVPGAAAPKLVTREMLKTMKRGSVLVDIAIDQGGCFETSHATTHADPVFEVDGVIHYCVANMPGAVARTSAFALNNATLPFALKLANLGADEAMRADPHLANGLNVSNGKIRHQAVAEALDLPFEAAA; from the coding sequence ATGCGCGTCGGCGTGCCCAAGGAAATCAAGAACCACGAATATCGTGTCGGCCTTACCCCGGCCTCGGTCAAGGAGCTGGTTGCGGCCGGCCACGAGCTGTTCGTCGAGACCGGCGCCGGCAACGGCATCGATTGCCCCGACAGCGCCTATGTGAAGGCCGGGGCGACCATTCTTCCCGACGCCGCCGCGGTGTTCGACAAGGCGGAAATGATCGTCAAGGTGAAGGAGCCGCAGCCGAGCGAGATCGCGCTCCTCAAGCCGCATCACCTCCTCTTCACTTACCTCCACCTTGCCGCCGACAAGCCGCAGGCCGAGGGGCTGATGAAGTCGGGCGCGACCTGCATCGCCTACGAGACGGTGACCAGCCGCTCGGGCGCGCTGCCGCTCCTCAAGCCGATGAGCGAAGTGGCGGGCCGCATGAGCGTCCAGGTCGGCGCGCATTATCTCGAAAAGGAACAGGGCGGCCGCGGCGTGCTGCTGGGCGGCGTTCCGGGCGTCGCCCCGGCCAAGGTCGCGATTCTCGGCGGCGGCGTCTCGGGCGTAAACGCGGCGCAGATGGCGGTCGGCATGCGCGCCGACGTCACCATCTACGACATCTCGAACGAGCGCCTGGCCGAGCTCGACATGTTCTTCTCGAGCCAGATCAAGACGGCTTATGCCTCCAAGGCGACCATCGCCAAGGCGGTGGAAGAGGCCGAGCTGGTGATCGGCGCGGTGCTGGTCCCGGGCGCGGCGGCCCCCAAGCTCGTCACCCGCGAGATGCTCAAGACGATGAAGCGCGGCTCGGTGCTCGTCGACATCGCGATCGACCAGGGCGGCTGCTTCGAGACCAGCCACGCGACCACCCACGCCGATCCGGTATTCGAGGTCGATGGCGTGATCCATTATTGCGTCGCCAACATGCCGGGCGCGGTCGCACGGACCAGCGCGTTCGCGCTCAACAACGCGACCCTGCCCTTCGCCCTGAAGCTCGCCAACCTCGGCGCGGACGAGGCGATGCGGGCCGATCCGCACCTCGCCAACGGCCTCAACGTGTCGAACGGCAAGATCCGCCACCAAGCGGTCGCCGAGGCGCTCGACCTCCCGTTCGAGGCCGCCGCCTGA
- a CDS encoding DUF3072 domain-containing protein — MTTEISNDPKAHPTGNAVKDPDHWTTGDEPMTGAQASYLQTLSEEAGEEFDSSLSKAEASKKIDSLQDATGRGE, encoded by the coding sequence ATGACGACCGAGATTTCCAACGATCCCAAGGCGCACCCGACCGGCAATGCGGTCAAGGACCCCGATCACTGGACCACCGGCGACGAGCCGATGACGGGCGCGCAGGCGAGCTATCTCCAGACGCTGAGCGAGGAAGCGGGCGAGGAATTCGATTCGTCGCTGAGCAAGGCCGAGGCCTCGAAGAAGATCGATTCGCTGCAGGATGCGACCGGTCGGGGCGAGTAA
- a CDS encoding cytochrome c-type biogenesis protein, translated as MAFALPAHADSNRPPAPYAYKQLADPAKEAQATDLMATLRCLVCQGQSIHDSDAEMAGDMRHLVRTRIEAGESPEQVRAFLIDRYGSWVSYQPTLDRDTWFLWAFPLFVLAVGGWLVLRRIKVRR; from the coding sequence GTGGCCTTTGCGCTTCCCGCGCACGCCGATTCGAACCGCCCGCCCGCGCCTTATGCCTACAAGCAGCTCGCCGACCCCGCGAAGGAGGCGCAAGCCACCGATCTCATGGCGACGCTCCGCTGCCTCGTCTGCCAGGGCCAGTCGATCCACGACAGCGACGCCGAGATGGCGGGCGACATGCGCCACCTCGTCCGCACCCGCATCGAGGCGGGCGAGAGCCCTGAGCAGGTGCGCGCCTTCCTCATCGACCGCTATGGCAGCTGGGTGAGCTACCAGCCGACCCTCGATCGCGACACCTGGTTCCTGTGGGCCTTCCCGCTGTTCGTGCTCGCCGTCGGCGGCTGGCTCGTGCTGCGCCGGATCAAGGTGCGCCGCTGA
- a CDS encoding DsbE family thiol:disulfide interchange protein — protein sequence MSRKLWLLLPLLVFVGFVAAAAWRLSDPPDTTVRSRMVGREAPQFAAAPMLPGRAGLASTDLGQGKPRLVNFFASWCVPCIAEAPVLADLAKRGVTIDGIALRDQPRDIAKFLADNGDPFTAIGSDPVGEAQIAFGSSGVPESFIVDGKGVIRYQHIGPILPEQVGEVLDEWRKAQ from the coding sequence ATGAGCCGCAAGCTCTGGCTGCTCCTGCCGTTGCTCGTCTTCGTCGGCTTCGTCGCCGCGGCCGCGTGGCGCTTGAGCGATCCGCCAGACACGACGGTGAGGAGCCGGATGGTCGGTCGCGAAGCCCCCCAGTTCGCCGCCGCGCCGATGCTGCCGGGCCGCGCCGGCCTCGCCAGCACCGACCTCGGCCAGGGCAAGCCCCGCCTCGTCAACTTCTTCGCCAGCTGGTGCGTGCCCTGCATCGCCGAGGCGCCGGTCCTCGCCGACTTGGCAAAGCGCGGCGTCACCATCGATGGAATCGCGCTGCGCGACCAGCCGCGGGACATCGCCAAGTTCCTCGCCGACAATGGCGACCCCTTCACCGCGATCGGCAGCGATCCCGTCGGCGAAGCGCAGATCGCCTTCGGCTCCTCCGGCGTCCCCGAGAGCTTCATTGTCGATGGCAAGGGCGTCATCCGCTACCAGCATATCGGCCCGATCCTGCCCGAGCAGGTCGGCGAGGTACTGGACGAATGGAGGAAGGCGCAGTGA
- a CDS encoding heme lyase CcmF/NrfE family subunit, producing the protein MIAEVGLAALWLAASLALLQFALSLLGQRIGELRTMVVPVAVAQGLLTLLSFLLLILLFVRTDTSVQLVVANSHSAKPLIYRIAGTWGNHEGSMLLWVTVLTVAGALLAIVERRLPERTMRATLGAQALLALGFFGFLLIASNPFTRLNPAPDNGQGLNPLLQDPGLAFHPPTLYLGYVGLSIAFSLAVGALVTREVGPAMAKAMRPWVLGAWVLLTIGIVAGSYWAYYELGWGGWWFWDPVENASLMPWLAATALLHSINVLAARGSLRAWTIMLAVVAFSMSMIGTFLVRSGILTSVHSFAVDPTRGSFILGLLVFYTGGALLLFALRVSSVREGARFDPVSREGALVANNLLLTVILGTVFVGTLYPVLVEAVTGEKISVGPPYFNAVTGPIVLLLAALLFIGPLLRWRRDSRPNLRRVALPAIVTVVAFAATFVWPAMHLLPRLGLAFAAGLFVASFLPLAGRNLRRTPLTIWGMVLSHLGIAIAMIGVAADSSLTRETLAAARPGETLSVGPWQVRFVGVDPVGGPNWTAIEGHLVATRGETSIRLDPQSRYFNSPPTETNESAIATRLDGQLYTVLGHRDGDRWQLRLWWKPMVTLIWLGGGFIAFGGFLALIGRIRREKFRPTVFTEARA; encoded by the coding sequence GTGATCGCCGAAGTCGGCCTCGCCGCCCTCTGGCTCGCCGCCAGCCTCGCGCTGCTGCAGTTCGCGCTGTCGCTGCTCGGCCAGCGGATCGGCGAACTCCGGACGATGGTCGTGCCCGTCGCGGTCGCGCAGGGGCTGCTGACGCTCTTGAGCTTCCTGCTGCTGATCCTCCTCTTCGTCCGCACCGACACCAGCGTCCAACTGGTCGTCGCCAACAGTCACAGCGCCAAGCCGCTCATCTACCGGATCGCGGGCACCTGGGGGAATCACGAGGGCTCGATGCTCCTGTGGGTGACCGTACTGACCGTCGCGGGCGCGCTGCTGGCGATCGTCGAGCGGCGCCTGCCCGAACGGACGATGCGTGCGACCCTGGGCGCGCAGGCGCTGCTGGCGCTGGGCTTCTTCGGCTTCCTGCTGATCGCATCGAACCCGTTCACGCGGCTCAACCCGGCGCCGGACAACGGGCAGGGGCTCAACCCCTTGCTCCAGGATCCCGGCCTCGCCTTCCATCCGCCGACGCTCTACCTCGGCTATGTCGGGCTCTCGATCGCCTTCAGCCTCGCAGTCGGCGCGCTGGTCACCCGCGAGGTCGGCCCGGCGATGGCCAAGGCGATGCGGCCGTGGGTGCTCGGCGCCTGGGTGCTGCTGACCATCGGGATCGTCGCCGGCTCCTACTGGGCCTATTACGAGCTTGGGTGGGGCGGCTGGTGGTTCTGGGACCCGGTCGAGAACGCGAGCCTCATGCCGTGGCTTGCCGCGACCGCCTTGCTCCACTCGATCAACGTGCTTGCCGCCCGCGGCTCCCTGCGGGCCTGGACGATCATGCTCGCGGTCGTCGCTTTCTCCATGTCGATGATCGGCACCTTCCTGGTTCGCTCGGGCATCCTCACAAGCGTCCACAGCTTCGCGGTCGATCCGACGCGCGGCAGCTTCATCCTTGGCCTCCTCGTCTTCTACACCGGCGGCGCCTTGCTGCTGTTCGCCCTGCGCGTGTCGAGCGTCCGTGAGGGCGCGCGGTTCGATCCCGTCAGCCGCGAGGGCGCGCTGGTCGCCAACAATCTCCTCCTCACCGTGATCCTCGGCACGGTCTTCGTCGGCACCCTCTATCCGGTGCTGGTAGAGGCGGTGACGGGCGAGAAGATTTCGGTCGGCCCGCCTTACTTCAACGCGGTCACGGGCCCGATCGTCCTGCTCCTCGCGGCGCTGCTGTTCATCGGCCCACTGCTGCGCTGGCGCCGCGACAGCCGGCCGAACCTGCGCCGCGTCGCGCTTCCCGCGATCGTCACGGTGGTCGCCTTCGCCGCGACCTTCGTCTGGCCCGCGATGCACCTCCTGCCGCGCCTCGGCCTCGCCTTCGCCGCCGGCCTGTTCGTCGCGAGCTTCCTACCGCTCGCCGGACGCAACCTGCGCCGCACGCCGCTCACCATCTGGGGCATGGTGCTGAGCCACCTTGGAATTGCCATCGCGATGATCGGGGTCGCGGCCGATTCGTCGCTGACTAGGGAAACGCTCGCCGCCGCGCGGCCGGGCGAGACGCTGAGCGTCGGCCCGTGGCAGGTCCGCTTCGTCGGCGTCGATCCCGTCGGCGGCCCCAACTGGACCGCGATCGAGGGGCATCTGGTCGCCACGCGCGGCGAAACCAGCATCCGCCTCGATCCGCAGAGCCGCTATTTCAACTCGCCCCCGACCGAGACCAACGAGAGCGCGATCGCGACCCGGCTCGACGGACAGCTCTACACGGTTCTCGGCCACCGTGACGGCGACCGCTGGCAGCTCCGCTTGTGGTGGAAGCCGATGGTGACCCTGATCTGGCTCGGCGGCGGGTTCATCGCGTTCGGCGGTTTCCTGGCGCTGATCGGCCGGATCCGCCGCGAGAAATTCCGCCCGACGGTCTTCACCGAGGCCCGGGCATGA
- the ccmE gene encoding cytochrome c maturation protein CcmE — protein MSLAPKHQRLVLVSLAVVALIGAALLAMWGLADKAAYFRTPQDVAAGRAEVGVPLRLGGMVKAGSIARAGDGVTVNFTLTDGVADVPVRFRGIVPDLFKENSGAIAEGSLGADKVFVADNILAKHDERYMPPQMGNQAAEMKTRETAK, from the coding sequence ATGAGTCTCGCGCCCAAGCACCAGCGGCTGGTGCTGGTCTCCCTCGCCGTGGTGGCGCTGATTGGAGCGGCCCTGCTCGCCATGTGGGGGCTGGCCGACAAGGCCGCCTATTTCCGTACTCCGCAGGACGTCGCCGCGGGCCGGGCCGAAGTCGGCGTTCCGCTGCGGCTGGGCGGCATGGTCAAGGCCGGCAGCATCGCCCGCGCCGGTGACGGGGTGACGGTCAACTTCACCCTGACCGACGGCGTCGCCGACGTGCCCGTCCGCTTCCGCGGGATCGTGCCCGACCTGTTCAAGGAAAACAGCGGCGCGATCGCCGAAGGTAGCCTCGGCGCCGACAAGGTGTTCGTCGCCGACAACATCCTCGCCAAGCATGACGAGCGCTACATGCCGCCGCAGATGGGCAATCAGGCCGCCGAGATGAAAACCCGCGAGACGGCGAAGTGA